DNA sequence from the Candidatus Kaistella beijingensis genome:
CAAATTTCTTTGGAAGACATTGAAAAATACGACAAAATTATACTTTCTCCAGGTCCAGGAATTCCCGAAGAAGCAGGTATTTTATTGGATTTAATAAAAAATATGCACCTGAAAAATCTATTTTCGGCGTTTGTCTTGGTCAGCAAGCGATTGCGGAAGCATTTGGCGGAAGTCTGATTAATCTTTCCGAAATTTTTCATGGCGTTGCAACGAAATCCAAACAGGTTAAGGAACATCAAATTTTCAAAAATTTGCCCGATACATTGGAAGTTGGGCGTTATCATTCTTGGGCGGTAAATCCCGATGATTTTCCCGAAGAACTGGAAATCACATCTATCGACAAAGACGGAATGATTATGAGTTTGAAACACAAAAACTACGATGTTCACGCAGTTCAATATCATCCCGAAAGTATTTTAACACCAAAAGGAAAGCAGATTTTGGAAAACTTTCTTAATGGTTAATTATAAATTGTTAATTGTTAATATTTCGAATTTTTGAATCAATCATTAACAATTAACCACTAACAATTCTAATGAAACAGATTTTACAATATTTATTCAACCACAACACGCTTTCAAAAGCCGAAGCAAAAGCAATTCTGATTGAAATTGCGCAGAACAAATTCAATGAAAATGAAGTCACTTCTTTTGTCACCGTTTTCCTGATGAGAAGTATTACTTTGGAGGAACTGGAAGGATTTCGCGAGGCGCTTCTTGCACTTTCGCTTCCCGTTGAATTGCAAAAAGATGATTTGCTCGACATCGTGGGAACAGGCGGCGATGGAAAAAACACCTTCAACATTTCTACTTTGGCAAGTTTCGTGGTGGCAGGAACAGGACAAAAGGTGGCGAAACACGGAAACTACGGTGTTTCCACGATTTCCGGAGCGTCCAATGTTTTGGAAGAATTGGGTTATCAATTTAAAAATAACAGTGTCGATTTGCAAAGGGATTTAGATAAGGGAAACATTTGTTTTCTCCATGCACCGATTTTTCACCCCGCTTTGAAATCGGTTGCACCACTCCGAAAAGGTCTTGGTTTGCGCACTTTTTTCAATATTTTGGGTCCACTTGTAAATCCCGCTAAACCAAAATATGCGCTTATTGGCGTTTACAATTTGGAAATCGCAAGGATTTACCAGTATCTTTTGCAGAAAGGCAGCCAAAATTTCACCTTAGTTCACGCGTTGGACGGTTACGATGAAATCTCGTTAACTTCCGACACGAAAATTTTCGACAAAAAGGGTGAACATATCCATTCTGCTCAAGATTTAGGGTTTAAAAATATTGTTCCTGAAAGTATTTTCGGTGGAAATTC
Encoded proteins:
- the trpD gene encoding anthranilate phosphoribosyltransferase gives rise to the protein MKQILQYLFNHNTLSKAEAKAILIEIAQNKFNENEVTSFVTVFLMRSITLEELEGFREALLALSLPVELQKDDLLDIVGTGGDGKNTFNISTLASFVVAGTGQKVAKHGNYGVSTISGASNVLEELGYQFKNNSVDLQRDLDKGNICFLHAPIFHPALKSVAPLRKGLGLRTFFNILGPLVNPAKPKYALIGVYNLEIARIYQYLLQKGSQNFTLVHALDGYDEISLTSDTKIFDKKGEHIHSAQDLGFKNIVPESIFGGNSKQDSAKIFMDILQGNGTDEQNSVVISNAAMALKTTEKFGNYEDCLALAKESLESGKALNCLRQIINN